In one window of Prionailurus bengalensis isolate Pbe53 chromosome B3, Fcat_Pben_1.1_paternal_pri, whole genome shotgun sequence DNA:
- the LOC122467764 gene encoding charged multivesicular body protein 3-like, with product MARSAQKEREKHPGFQWLCLPAGNLDDRLWGRTTALLLQLMSGPQLVLPFLSTAHSKFPSYSALTSADLDDLSAGIIQALIPEGSEPMPAVSKLYASNAHVNSVLIGMKNQLVVLRVAGSLQKSKEVMKAMQSLVKIPEIQATMRELSKEMMKAGIIEEMLEDTFESMDDQEEMEEAAEMEIDKILFEITTGALGKAPSKVTDAIPEPRPSGAMAASEDEEEEEALEAMQSHLATLCS from the exons AGCATCCAGGATTTCAGTGGCTCTGTCTTCCTGCGGGAAATTTAGACGACAGGTTATGGGGACGAACTACAGCCCTGTTGCTGCAGTTGATGTCAGGACCACAATTGGTGCTTCCGTTTCTCTCCACTGCCCATTCTAAATTCCCCTCATACTCAGCTTTAACCTCTGCTGACCTTGATGACTTATCTGCTGGTATAATCCAAGCTCTTATTCCTGAGGGGTCTGAACCCATG CCTGCTGTGAGCAAGCTCTATGCTTCCAATGCTCACGTGAACTCCGTGCTCATAGGGATGAAGAACCAGCTGGTGGTTTTGCGAGTGGCTGGTTCCCTGCAAAAGAGCAAAGAAGTGATGAAGGCCATGCAGAGCCTTGTAAAGATCCCAGAAATCCAGGCCACCATGAGGGAGCTATCCAAAGAGATGATGAAGGCTGGCATCATAGAAGAAATGTTAGAAGATACTTTTGAAAGCATGGAtgatcaggaagaaatggaagaagcagcagaaatgGAAATTGACAAAATTCTGTTTGAAATCACAACAGGTGCCTTGGGCAAAGCACCTAGTAAAGTGACTGATGCCATTCCGGAGCCCAGACCTTCAGGAGCAATGGCTGCATCagaagatgaggaggaagaagaggcccTGGAGGCCATGCAGTCCCATCTTGCCACACTCTGCAGCTAG